A genomic segment from Desulfurella amilsii encodes:
- a CDS encoding phosphoribosylanthranilate isomerase gives MLVKFCGMTNLEDVFYSLDLGVDFIGFVFYKKSPRFIKPQEVKNILKQLPKDTKSVGVFIEENENEIISIMDYCGLKYAQVYNDLNIQSTIRAYRIKDTLPDKVYDGLILLDSLTAQVGGSAQKFDWSILEDFCAIDRAFIAGGVSLDNIEAIAKHKPYGVDLVSSLESFPGKKDPVKMKNFIDKLRSTK, from the coding sequence ATGCTTGTGAAATTTTGTGGCATGACTAACCTAGAAGATGTGTTTTATTCGCTGGATTTGGGTGTAGATTTTATAGGATTTGTTTTTTATAAAAAAAGCCCGCGCTTTATAAAGCCACAAGAGGTAAAAAATATACTAAAACAATTGCCTAAAGATACAAAAAGTGTTGGTGTATTTATAGAAGAAAATGAGAATGAAATTATATCTATAATGGATTATTGTGGACTAAAATATGCTCAAGTTTATAATGATTTAAATATACAAAGTACAATTAGAGCCTACAGAATTAAAGATACTTTGCCAGATAAAGTTTATGACGGTTTGATTTTGCTTGATAGTTTAACTGCGCAGGTTGGAGGTAGCGCACAAAAGTTTGATTGGAGTATATTGGAAGATTTTTGTGCTATAGATAGAGCTTTTATTGCTGGAGGTGTAAGTTTGGACAACATTGAAGCGATTGCAAAGCACAAACCATACGGAGTTGATTTGGTAAGTTCACTTGAATCTTTTCCTGGAAAGAAGGATCCTGTTAAAATGAAAAATTTTATTGATAAACTAAGGAGTACAAAATGA
- a CDS encoding indole-3-glycerol phosphate synthase TrpC, giving the protein MIEQIITNKAREVKSLRSCPYKRTKPILKPDFSDTVNIIAELKSKSPSFGNFNVNMSNLIEIYSKYAKAISVLTDSKYFGGSFEFLHEVSRRTNLPILCKDFIIDKKQIDWAAAAGADIVLLIARVLDKGQLKELYDYTYGLGLEALVEVHRQQDLHKIEFKPHFLGVNARDLDTLNIDKKAAKEMLSKFCVPVKIAESGIRNRPDVEFFLPVANVFLIGEALLKSSDIEATFKELLCL; this is encoded by the coding sequence ATGATTGAACAGATTATTACAAATAAAGCACGTGAAGTGAAATCGCTAAGAAGTTGTCCCTATAAGCGAACAAAACCCATTTTAAAGCCTGATTTTAGTGATACAGTAAATATTATCGCTGAATTAAAGTCAAAATCACCTTCTTTTGGAAACTTCAATGTAAATATGTCGAACCTTATTGAAATTTATTCCAAATATGCAAAAGCTATAAGTGTTTTAACGGATTCAAAATACTTTGGGGGTAGCTTTGAATTTTTGCATGAGGTGTCAAGGCGAACAAATTTGCCAATTTTATGTAAAGATTTTATAATTGACAAAAAACAAATTGATTGGGCAGCAGCTGCTGGAGCTGATATAGTTTTGCTTATTGCGAGGGTTTTAGACAAAGGTCAGCTTAAAGAGCTGTACGATTATACTTACGGGTTGGGTTTAGAAGCATTAGTTGAAGTTCACAGACAGCAAGACTTACACAAAATCGAGTTTAAACCGCACTTTTTAGGCGTCAATGCGCGGGACCTTGACACTTTAAACATAGATAAAAAAGCAGCAAAAGAAATGTTAAGCAAGTTTTGTGTGCCTGTAAAAATCGCAGAAAGCGGTATTAGAAATAGACCTGATGTAGAGTTTTTTTTGCCTGTTGCCAATGTATTTTTAATAGGTGAAGCACTCTTAAAATCAAGCGATATTGAGGCAACTTTTAAGGAGCTTTTATGCTTGTGA
- the trpD gene encoding anthranilate phosphoribosyltransferase, with the protein MKKFSESLEFFDAMLSGKMSEKEIESALIKLAQEKEDPMDVAALAEVMLKNARLIEYHGECLDVVGSGGDDSNSFNISTAASIVSSLFVKVSKHGNRAVSSLSGAADILEALGVKIEQEKDKIVENLDNKNFAFLFAPFWHPKLKPIMPIRRKIAKRTIFNLIGPLCNPIKPAYKMIGVFSKDYLPLYFEAIEILDFQNVLLVSSDMDEVSLSDVTLCYQKKGMFTKRFEFDPRGFGIYATKDKLKGFDAKTNAKILKEVFLGEHEILADAIAINCAFAFSLSGIEDNLKDGFLLARESIKNKKAYEKLMEIAND; encoded by the coding sequence ATGAAAAAGTTTAGCGAATCTTTAGAGTTTTTTGATGCTATGCTTTCTGGTAAAATGAGCGAAAAAGAAATTGAAAGTGCATTAATTAAATTAGCGCAAGAAAAAGAAGACCCAATGGATGTAGCTGCGCTTGCAGAAGTTATGCTAAAAAATGCTCGGTTGATAGAATACCACGGTGAGTGCCTTGATGTTGTAGGAAGCGGAGGTGATGACTCAAACAGCTTTAATATTTCTACGGCAGCTTCAATTGTCTCTAGCTTATTTGTAAAGGTATCAAAGCATGGGAATAGAGCAGTTTCTTCTTTGTCCGGTGCTGCAGATATACTTGAGGCACTTGGGGTCAAAATAGAGCAAGAAAAGGATAAAATTGTTGAAAACCTGGATAACAAAAACTTTGCTTTTTTGTTTGCACCATTTTGGCATCCAAAACTAAAACCAATTATGCCCATTAGAAGAAAGATTGCAAAACGCACGATTTTTAACCTTATTGGTCCTTTATGCAACCCTATAAAACCTGCTTATAAAATGATAGGTGTTTTTAGCAAGGATTATTTACCATTGTACTTTGAAGCCATTGAGATACTGGATTTTCAAAACGTATTGCTTGTGTCTTCTGATATGGATGAAGTGAGTCTTTCTGATGTAACATTGTGTTACCAAAAAAAGGGTATGTTTACTAAAAGATTTGAGTTTGATCCCAGGGGATTTGGCATATATGCAACAAAAGACAAATTAAAAGGTTTTGATGCTAAAACAAACGCAAAAATTCTCAAAGAGGTTTTTTTAGGTGAGCATGAAATTTTGGCGGACGCCATTGCAATAAATTGTGCATTTGCCTTTAGTCTATCGGGTATTGAAGACAATTTAAAAGACGGGTTTTTGCTTGCAAGAGAAAGCATAAAAAACAAAAAAGCGTATGAAAAATTAATGGAGATAGCAAATGATTGA
- a CDS encoding anthranilate synthase component II → MIVLIDNFDSFTYNLYDYLKHFDDVSVILNNSSIEQIKNLKNLKGIVVSPGPSHPKNALLSLEAISAFSSKMPILGICLGMQAICYVYEKTIRKAKTIMHGKVERMVVLKKSILFDGIEPPFLGVRYHSLVVDNVQGDFEVSAISESDNEIMAIENKELRLYGLQFHPESYQTKDGLKFIENFVRLCNEKV, encoded by the coding sequence ATGATAGTCTTGATAGATAATTTTGATTCATTTACATACAATTTGTACGATTACTTAAAACATTTCGACGATGTGAGTGTCATTTTAAACAATAGCTCGATTGAGCAGATAAAAAATCTCAAGAACCTAAAAGGCATAGTAGTTTCTCCAGGCCCCTCACACCCCAAAAATGCTTTATTGAGCCTCGAGGCTATCAGTGCATTTAGCTCGAAGATGCCTATTTTAGGTATTTGCCTTGGTATGCAGGCAATTTGCTATGTATATGAAAAAACTATAAGAAAAGCTAAAACAATTATGCATGGAAAGGTTGAAAGGATGGTTGTATTGAAGAAAAGCATTTTATTTGACGGTATTGAGCCTCCATTTTTGGGCGTTAGATACCATTCATTAGTGGTAGATAATGTACAAGGTGACTTTGAAGTGTCTGCAATATCAGAAAGCGACAATGAAATTATGGCTATCGAAAACAAAGAACTTAGGTTATATGGTTTGCAATTTCATCCAGAATCTTATCAAACAAAAGATGGTTTGAAATTTATAGAAAATTTTGTGAGGTTGTGCAATGAAAAAGTTTAG
- a CDS encoding anthranilate synthase component I family protein: MYPTCSEFIDLSKIYDRVPVYLEVDGDLDTPVSLLNSLLNKDNCLLLESADQKKIYSRFSFLAFNAKKFVLENDGLFEGYNEGLSFVKSFLKQNKSASFEAFGNFAGGFIAILSFEFVNACGTLRKKIKNLPQTLGVFYFVDKFLVYDNYTNKLYLAKSQLTKDPDAYSKAQEELLLLKEELKRTSVEKNNSNPQIIRKIPKKDFIEKVNFLKRQIEDGEAIQVVLSDYIEVDGLNPFEFYRNLRKFNPSPYMFFIKDAQSYIVGSSPEVHISVRKNTATIKPIAGTRPIASTKEKTLLLEKELLLDKKENAEHLMLLDLARNDLSRVSVPLSVEVKSFRQTEHYSHVMHLVSEVEGKVDESFDLIDCLTNTFPAGTVSGAPKVRAIELIEETEKKVRGFYAGCVGYIGLNGNMDMAITIRTAFFEKDKARFQAGAGIVYDSVAENEYKEVLSKLGALLQAGGIHDSLDR, from the coding sequence ATGTATCCAACTTGCAGTGAGTTTATAGATTTATCGAAAATCTACGATAGAGTGCCTGTGTATCTTGAAGTGGATGGTGATTTAGACACGCCCGTAAGTTTACTTAATAGCTTATTAAACAAAGACAATTGTTTGTTGCTTGAAAGCGCTGATCAAAAAAAGATTTACAGCAGATTTTCTTTTTTGGCATTCAACGCAAAAAAATTTGTTTTAGAAAACGACGGTTTGTTTGAAGGCTATAATGAAGGTTTAAGCTTTGTAAAAAGCTTTTTGAAACAAAACAAATCTGCGTCATTTGAGGCTTTTGGCAATTTTGCAGGTGGATTTATAGCCATTTTGAGCTTTGAATTTGTAAACGCGTGTGGTACTTTACGAAAAAAAATAAAAAATCTACCACAAACACTTGGTGTATTTTATTTTGTAGATAAGTTTTTAGTTTACGATAACTACACCAACAAGCTTTATTTGGCAAAATCTCAATTAACAAAAGATCCCGATGCTTACTCTAAAGCTCAAGAAGAGCTTTTGTTGCTCAAAGAAGAGTTAAAGCGCACAAGCGTAGAAAAGAACAACTCAAACCCACAAATAATAAGGAAAATTCCTAAAAAAGATTTTATTGAGAAAGTCAATTTTTTAAAAAGGCAGATTGAAGATGGTGAAGCTATCCAGGTGGTGCTAAGCGATTATATTGAAGTAGATGGCTTGAACCCGTTTGAGTTTTACAGAAACCTAAGAAAATTTAATCCCTCGCCATATATGTTTTTTATTAAAGATGCTCAAAGCTATATTGTAGGCTCAAGTCCAGAAGTACACATAAGTGTAAGAAAAAATACAGCGACAATAAAGCCCATAGCAGGAACAAGACCAATTGCAAGCACTAAAGAAAAAACTCTCTTACTTGAAAAAGAATTATTGCTTGATAAAAAGGAGAACGCAGAACATTTGATGTTGCTTGATCTTGCAAGAAACGATCTTTCCCGTGTGAGCGTGCCTTTGAGTGTAGAAGTGAAGTCATTTAGGCAGACAGAGCATTACTCGCATGTTATGCACCTTGTGTCAGAAGTTGAAGGAAAAGTAGATGAATCATTTGATTTGATTGATTGTTTGACAAATACATTCCCTGCAGGAACCGTTAGCGGTGCTCCAAAAGTTAGAGCTATTGAACTAATTGAAGAAACAGAAAAAAAAGTCAGGGGCTTTTATGCAGGATGCGTTGGCTATATTGGCTTAAATGGCAATATGGATATGGCAATAACAATAAGAACCGCATTTTTTGAGAAAGATAAAGCAAGGTTCCAGGCAGGTGCAGGTATTGTTTATGATAGTGTAGCAGAAAATGAGTACAAAGAGGTTTTGTCAAAGTTGGGTGCTCTTTTGCAAGCAGGAGGCATACATGATAGTCTTGATAGATAA